In Arenicella xantha, the genomic window CCGTTAGTCACGGTTAACTGTTTGAGTTCGCCAGACACATCAAGATGTTTCGTTGTAACGCCGTCTAATACTTCCACACCATCAGCGGACACCGACGTGTGTAAGTAATTCTCGATTGCACCACGATCAATTTGATAGGTTGGAATACCGAACAACTCGCTAACGCCTAATTCATCTTGTTGCGCAAAGTCAGATTGTGGCGTTCCGAAAAAACAACGTAGCCCGTGTTTACGTAAATGCCGCTCACTGAAATGCTCACGCAGACCAAGGGTATAGGTAAGATAGCGCGAGCCAATCTCGACCGTCGATTCACCGACTTTGGCGGTTTTCTCTGGCACCGGAAATTGGTTGCGCTCAACCACCAAGATATCCAACTCTGGCTTAGTCTGCTTTAACTGACGGGCAAGTGTTAAGCCAGCAAGTCCGCCACCTGCGATGATCACGTCTTTATGGATAACACTCATACTAGCTAAGCTTCTCGACGCGCAACGCAGTTTGACCGCTGAGCGGCATTGCTAAGGTGTCATGCTCGCCGCTCATCAATAACTGTAGGAATGGCAAGATTCGGGCCACCGGATTGGTTTCATAGCACGCTTGCAACTCGCCCCGCCAATTGCCAGCTGGCCAATCAACAGATGCTTGCGACACCGATGCACTAAACCGACTCGCACTCGGATCGGCAATCGCCGTAGGCGCAATTACGATCGAGGTAGCGAACGAAGTATCATTCTTTAACAACGGTTTTAACACCGCGGATGCTGGTGCATCGTAGAAGGTAAGCAGCAATGCACGCTGCTCAACCTCAGCCTGAGTTAGTGCCTCCAACAGGGTTAAAGACACCGATTCGTTAAAACCCGCTACGGAGTTAGCTGCTTGCATGCAGCCAGTGCTTATCGTCCAATAACCGGCCGCCGCATTATGTACCGAGTTGTGAAATTTGGTTGGCGAGAGCGCTTTGTTATCACTCGCCAGTACTTTGCACATGTAGTCAGTCAGCGCGGTGTCACCAAGCCCGGACACGAACACACACGCCACCTCAGCCGGATCAACATCTGCCGCATCACAAGCCTGACTTGAGGCTTCCACCGCCAAACGAACGGGTAACGGTGCACGGCGACGTTCGTTGGCCGGAATCACCGCAGGTTTGGGCCCCTTTGACCCATCATCGGCCAGCTCACCACCAACCAACAAGGTACGCAAATCTTCCCAATTACGGGCATTGAGCCCCCACGCACCGACCCCTAATACTGAAAACGAAATTGGCTTCATGCGACTCTCCCAAATACCAAGCAACAATTATTACCACCGAACCCAAATGAGTTCGATAGCACATAACTTAACTCTCTTACAATATTGTCGGCTTGTACCGAAAGACTCAATTGCTGGTCCAACTCCGTTAAGTTCAATGAACCCGGAATGACACCGCGTTGCAAGGCATCCACTGCGATCAAGGCTTCGGTAATTCCTGCCGCCCCGAGAGTATGCCCCATCCACGCTTTAGTCGATGAAACCTGAGTTGTTGTGGGAAATAGTTTGGCAATCAATTGGCCCTCAATCAAATCGTTAGCGCGACTCGAGGTGCCATGCAAATTTATATAATCGATTTGCTCTGCTTGCAGGTCGGCCATCGCCAACGCTTGTTGCATCGCGAGTTCGGCGCCGAGCCCGTCGGGATGCGGATGCGACATGTGATGAGCATCGGAACTTTCGCCGTATCCGACAAGCCGAATGCCGGTGTCAGCATGGCCTTCGTCAGCACGCACCAAAATGGCGTAACCAGACGCTTCGCCCAGATTAATGCCATCACGATGCTGATCCAGCGGCATGCACTGGTTTTCGGAGATCAGCTGTAAGGAATCAAAGCCATGCAACACGCTTAAACACAGGGTGTCGACTCCGCCAACCAACACCGCATCAACAACCCCCAACTCCAACCACCGAGCACCTGTGGCAAACACTTTAGCGCTAGACGAACACGCCGTGTTGATCGTCATCGCTGGCCCAGTAATTCCGGTCATATGTGCCACATACAAACTCGGTGCATGAGGGTTATGTACCCGAGCTTGGCGAAATGGTGGACTCAATTCATCATCTTGCAACTCTCGATAAGCCGACTCAGTACGATCGATACTCGAGGTACTCGACCCCATCACAATACCAAGGCGAGACGGTTGATATTGTTGCTTCAGCTTATCAATATTGACGCGTAAGTCACCTTGCTGATAACCCAACGCAGCCAACGCGTTATTGCGACTTTGCCATTCGCCCAGCGTTTGCTCACAGGCTTCGATTCCTGCGACCCGGCCGACCCAGGTATTCAAATCAGAATTAGGCAAATCGTTTTTGCGTAGCCCAGATCGCTGGGCGTCAATTGACTGCCGCAGTTCCGCCACATTTACGCCGGCGGCTGAGGTAGATTGATAATCTAATAAACGTATGTCCATAAAGGTAAGCCGCGTGCTCTCAGCCACAGTAAATTAAGGGTAGCGCCATCATCGGCGATGGCTTTCGGATTCTATCAAAGTTAGACTCCTTGTACCGAACCAAGCGGTCGATTAACTGGGAAACGTAATAAATATGAAGCTCTTAACCTTATTCAAGCGTAGCCGTACCCATCGCGCCACTGTATTACTAGGATTACCAATCGGTCTAAGCGCATTGTTTGCTTGCAGCGCTCTGCAAGCAAAAGAACTGCCATTATGGGAATTGGGCTTAGGTTTGGGCGGTCTCCACCAGCCCTACTATGTCGGAACCAAACAAACTCGCAGTTTTGCGTTTCCGGTGCCCGTGCCGATATACCGCGGCCACATTTTCAAATCGGATGAAGAAGGAGTCCGCGCACTGCTGCTAAATAATGATCGTGCCCGTTTAGAAATGAGCCTCGATTTTAATTTAGCCATCGACAGCGGAGATGTTGACCTAAGAGCCGGTATGCCTGACATCGACAGTCGCTTACAAATCGGCCCATCTTTAGAGTTAAAGATAGCAGAGACTGACCACGACCGTTGGTTAGTAAATTTACCGGTACGCGCCAATTTTGGCGTCGGTGAAAACGGTATCGATGAATCTGGCTTCACGTTTGCTCCCAATGTGACGTACTTTCGCGACTTCGAGTGGAAACAAAAACCGTGGCGTGCAGGCATAGCCTTAGGCCCACAATTTGGTACTCGCGAGTATCAGAATGTGTATTACGGTGTTGAAGAGGAGTTTGCCACCGAAGCAAGGCCAGCGTTTGAAGCCGACAGCGGTTACTCTGGCTCGCGCCTATTGATGACCCTCCGCTCGAAAAATGCAGATCGCCTGTGGGTCTGGTTTTTACGCTATGAAAATATCAGTGGAGCGTCATTTGAAGACTCGCCACTAGTCGAAACAAATGATGGCTTGTCGGTAGGCATAATCTACAGCCGATTTTTATTTAGATCGAAGCAAATGATTACGCGTAACAAGAGACACTAACACCCAAAACCGCTGGTTATTCTTTTGCAACACCCCACACCGCAAACTCATTGCCACTCGGTTCAATAAAATGGAACCGACGGCCACCCGGGAAGTCGAAAATGGGCTTATTGATAATGCCACCATTAGCGGCCACCTTGGCCAAGGTACTTTCTAAGTCGTCACTATAGAATACCGTGAGCGCACCACCATGCTCAGTCAAGCTTGCAAGTTGCGCGTGATAAAACCCACCTTCGACACCTTGATTATCGAACGCGGTGTATTCAGGCCCATAATCAGTAAAACGCCATCCAAAGACTTTTTCAAAAAAGGCCTTAGTGGCTGCCAAGTCAAAGGCCGCGTACTCGAGATAATTAATTTTTTCGTGCTGACTCATAACAGTAACCTTTTTAGATTTTCCCCAACCCGCTTGACCTATTCTAATCTCACAACCAATCAATTGTCTGCAAAAGCTTGCCGCGCTGGTAATCTCGCCGTAAGATGCTCACATGTGAATTTGTTCTTGAACGAACACCAATAGCCCCAAAGCCACAGTCGTTAGGTTTTGTGGGCAGAAAATTGGGTAGGGAAATATAGACGTGCATACGCTTACCACGAGCGTGTGAGCGATCGGTTTAACCTCTACGCTCGTAGTTTGAGCCATCTTGGTTGTGTGTGCATACGCCACACATATCCACAGAACATGGTCAGACCCCTCTGCTGAAATCGCCTGTATTTCTCTGACAACGCTGTCGTCCCAACTGTCTAATTGCTTGGCTTTACGCCGAGGCTATGACCGTTCCTTCATCCTCACTGTTTGCGTCTTATGAGCATCCCCCCTAATACGGATGTTTATAGACATTTGTTTTTACCCACCACAGGAGATTTACAAGCATGAAAACACGATTTTCTAAATCGATGCTTACCGCACCTGACTCTACCCAGACTTCTCGCCTACCAAAGGCTCGAAAGTTAGCTATCTGTACGCTTAGCAGCGTTTTGATTGCTGTGTCTGGTATGACAACAGCTAGTGCACAAAACCTAACCGTTGCCGATAAGCAGCCAACTCAAAGCGTCTTGATTCCCCACAACATGCCGGGCAATACCTATATTGTGCAGCTATCCGAGCCTTCGGTTGCAAGCTACGATGGCGGAATACAAGGTTTCGCGGCAACCAGCGCCAAAGCAACGAATAGCAGTAAGCTACAAACCAAGTCCCCAGCGGCGCGGCAGTACACCAACCATCTACGTAAAACACAGTCTACGGCACTTGCCAACGCATCCAGCCAACTAGGCCGACCATTAACACCAAAGTTTGAGTATCAGCACGCTATTAACGGCTTTGCCGTTGATTTGTCAGATTCTGAAGCTCAAGCTCTGGCTAAGATGCCCGGCGTAAAAAGTGTTCAACGTGAGCGCTTAGAGTACACACTTACCGATACCGGTCCGCAGTGGATCGATGCGCCAAAACTGTGGAACAACGGTAGCCGCTCTAGTCAAGGTGAAGGCATGGTTGTCGCCATTCTTGACTCTGGGATCAACAGCGACCACCCATCTTTCGCTGATGTTGGTGGCGACGGCTATAACCACGAGAACCCGCTTGGAAGTGGAAACTATTTGCCAGGCAGTTACTGCGACACCGTCGACCCAGCATTCTGTAATGATAAACTGATCGGTGCTTGGGACTTCATTGACCTTGACGGAACAATACCCGAAGATGATGACGGCCACGGTAGTCACACGGCATCAACCACCGCGGGTAACGTAATTGTAGGTGCGACCGCTGAAGCTCCTACTACCATCATTCAAGCCAATGTTTCGGGCGTGGCGCCACATGCGAATATTATCGCGTATGACGTATGTCAACGGACTTGCCCTGGTTCCGCACTAGTGGCTGCCATCAACCAAGTAATTATCGATGCCGGCAACCTTCCAAACGGAATCGCGGCATTAAATTACTCTATCTCCGGCGGTACTGATCCTTACAATGATGCGGTCGAACTCGGCTTTCTTGCTGCCGTAGAAGCCGGTATCTATGTATCAGCATCTGGCGGCAACTCAGGTCCTACAGCCGGCACTGTCGCGCATTTAGGCCCATGGGTTTCGACCACTGCCGCATCAACTCATGATCGTAGTCTAGATAGCTCACTTACTGGGCTTACAAGCTCTGGTGGCGGTTTAGCAAATATCGACGGAGCTAGCTTTACTTCTGGCTATGGACCCGCGCCGATCGTTAATTCAGCTGATTATGAAGACCAGTTCCCTGGCGCAACACTGTGCGGTATCGGTGAATCTGGTGAAGGCAACACCTCGCCATTTCCTCCCGGCACTTTTAACGGCGAAATCGTCGCTTGTACCCGTGGTGCTTATGGCCGAGTCGAGAAAGGTCAAAACGTGCTATTTGGCGGAGCTGGTGGCTATATCTTAATGGATAACGGCGCTGGACTTGTGGCTGACCCTCATGCACTACCAGCTGTTCATATTTCAGCAGCCGATGGCGCTACGTTAGCGACATGGTTAGCTGACAATAAGGACAACAATCCAATGGGGTCGATAGCGGACTTTTCGGTGTCTTATGCAGACGTCAATGGTGATGTTATGGGCGGATTTAGTTCTCGTGGACCGAACAATGCTTTTAGTGTTTTAAAGCCTGATGTCACCGCACCCGGTGTCTCCATTTTGGCAGCACTTAGCAATAGCGACTCGCCACCGGAATACGGCTTCCTCAGTGGCACATCAATGTCGAGCCCACACAACGCTGGTGCTGGTGCACTACTGACTGCGGCACGCCCAGATTGGACGCCTATTGAGATTAAGTCAGCGCTGATGCTGACCGCTAAAACCGAAAACACCTACAAAGAAGATGGTGTAACGCCAACTGACCCCTTTGATCTTGGTGCCGGACGTATTCAACTTGGTGAAGCCGATCTTTCCGGCCTTATTATGAGTGAGACTATTGCCAATTTTGAAGCGGCTAACCCAGCCTTAGGTGGTGACCCCAAAACCTTGAACTTGGCCAGCGTAATGGATGGCAATTGCGTCGGTACTTGTTCATGGACGCGAACCGTGACCAATGCGCTTGACCGCACAGGTTACTGGAACGTAACCGCAACCGGTGAAGGCTTTGATGCAGACGTATCGATTACACCAAGATCGCGTAGTCGAGATTACAACTTGAAGCTTGCCCCAGGCCAAAGTGGAACGATCACCGTAACAGCGGAAAACTACACTTCTGATATCGGCTGGCAGTTCGGCGTAATTGAATTGGAATCCAAAAGCGCACGATCAGGGCATGGCTACGGGCATGACCGTCGTGGTGGAAACCGACATCGAAAGAGTGGGCCGGATTTAAGTATGCCTATGGCTGTCAACGCATCGAAAAGCACCGACGCTGCGCTGTTTAATAAAACAGTTGATTCAGCGACAGCTTCTCGCGGTGATATTCTAACCTATGAGATAACGGTACAAAATGGTCAACTTATTGACGAAATCACCGTAGCGGATAAGCTTCCTAAAGGTACTAAATTCGTTCGTGGTTCTGAAAATGAAGTGATAGTGGCGGGTTCTACCACCACACCGTTAAGCTATAATTCACGCAACAAAACAGTCACTTGGACTGGTGAGTTAGAACCTGGCGCACTGCAAATTGTCAACACGCCAACATCGTCGCCATTCGGCTTTTTACCACTTAGTAATCTTGGTATCACACCGTTAACCGGTGACTGTAACGGGTCTTGTGATGAAGGTGGGTTCTATTTTACCGAACTTGATCCTTATTCATATAATGGACAAAGCAACACTGAAATTCTTATTTCAGTAAACGGTACCGTTGAAGCGGGATCAGCCAGCCTAGATTTTTCCAACTACATTAACACTGAGTTACCCGATGGCGTTGAGCCGAATAACATTCTTGCACCGTTTTGGACTGACTTAAATTTAAGCGCTGGTGGAGAAATGTATTTTGCGACACTAAATGCTGGTCCAGGATTTGTTTGGCATGTCGTTGAATGGTCAAATGTTCCAATCTGGTCAGCAACCCCTGGTCCAGGCGTTCCAACCGTCAGTATGCAAGTGTGGATGGGCGTTGATAATTCAGCGGTTGAAGGTGACATCCATTACGTTTACGGTCCAATCGGAAGTCCTATCGATTTTGCGACTGTTGGCGCTGAAGATGCAGCAGGTACTACCGGTACCAACTACTTCTTTGATGGTGTCGGCACTATGCCAGCCGCAGGAGATGAGCTGTTAATATCCTCGGTTCCAGGCGGATCAGCCACACTGAGCTTCCAAGTTGAAGCAAAGTGTCGTAACAGCCGTCGCCATGGCAAGCTGCTGATAAACCAAGCTAACTTGAGCAGTGGGGACACCAGTGAACAAGCTATAGCAGTCACTGAATGTAGTCACCGTCACCGCTAGCAATGTGATGCACACGCTGAACATTAGGCTTACTTAGCTAGTGACTTCAGGTTAAAGGGAGTAGAGAGCAATCTCTGCTCCCTTTTTTATGGTTGATCAGCTGTTAAGCACTGTCAAGGTGCTTTAAAAACGCCCACTTGCGCCCTCGGCTGGCGATTCAGCGCGTTCCTCAGAGCAGGAAAATGGTCGACCAAATTGGCTAGCATGATAGCTATATGATTCGCCCTGCGCCGACAATATGATTCGTACGCCGGGCACCAATGCTTGAGTATAAACGCGCCCCTCAGCAGGACAACCCAAGGCACCAGACCGCCAAGTGACTGCGGTAGCCTGAGTTACTGAAACTTGCTCGAGTTCAACCCCGAGACGCTCAGCCAGCTCAGCTCGTGCGAAATCGACTTGCTGTTGCTGCTTCATTTTTTCCTTCATAGTAGATTTTTGATCCGCGTCGACGTGCAATGGGGTCGGTTCGAGTTGCTTCCCTTTCACCGTAAATTTTGGAGCCACGCTCTCTGCCGCCATCGCGTTTAGGCAGAACTGAGAAACGGCCAAGCTTGCTATGATGATACATTTCATACCTACTTACCTCATTAGATTAGGTTATCTCGCTCTCATCCACTTGCCAAAATTGGCAAACGGTAATTCGATAATCCGATATCATCATTGTAACTTTCGGCGCGAAAAAAGAGATGTTTTAGTAATTTTTGCCTATATTTGGTAATGAAACAACAACGAGGTAATCAATGATGTTAGGTCGACAAACGTTGAAATCCCTTGGGCTGCTAGGCTCTATAGCTAGCCTGTTAATAGTGTCCGGCTGTACGAGCATACCTAAGGCTCAGCCACAGCAAGCCTGGATGCAGGACGTAATAAATTACCAATTTACCCTTGGTGCCGATCATCAGGACTCGATCGAGCGCCTCTACCAAGTGACACCAGAAATGCGCGCCACCGTCGTCAAACGGTTTGGCCACCTACCGGGCTCACGTGCAGTTCGCAAAATGGCAATGTGGTTGGTCGACGAACAAGG contains:
- a CDS encoding beta-ketoacyl synthase chain length factor encodes the protein MKPISFSVLGVGAWGLNARNWEDLRTLLVGGELADDGSKGPKPAVIPANERRRAPLPVRLAVEASSQACDAADVDPAEVACVFVSGLGDTALTDYMCKVLASDNKALSPTKFHNSVHNAAAGYWTISTGCMQAANSVAGFNESVSLTLLEALTQAEVEQRALLLTFYDAPASAVLKPLLKNDTSFATSIVIAPTAIADPSASRFSASVSQASVDWPAGNWRGELQACYETNPVARILPFLQLLMSGEHDTLAMPLSGQTALRVEKLS
- a CDS encoding beta-ketoacyl-ACP synthase; the encoded protein is MDIRLLDYQSTSAAGVNVAELRQSIDAQRSGLRKNDLPNSDLNTWVGRVAGIEACEQTLGEWQSRNNALAALGYQQGDLRVNIDKLKQQYQPSRLGIVMGSSTSSIDRTESAYRELQDDELSPPFRQARVHNPHAPSLYVAHMTGITGPAMTINTACSSSAKVFATGARWLELGVVDAVLVGGVDTLCLSVLHGFDSLQLISENQCMPLDQHRDGINLGEASGYAILVRADEGHADTGIRLVGYGESSDAHHMSHPHPDGLGAELAMQQALAMADLQAEQIDYINLHGTSSRANDLIEGQLIAKLFPTTTQVSSTKAWMGHTLGAAGITEALIAVDALQRGVIPGSLNLTELDQQLSLSVQADNIVRELSYVLSNSFGFGGNNCCLVFGRVA
- a CDS encoding MipA/OmpV family protein gives rise to the protein MKLLTLFKRSRTHRATVLLGLPIGLSALFACSALQAKELPLWELGLGLGGLHQPYYVGTKQTRSFAFPVPVPIYRGHIFKSDEEGVRALLLNNDRARLEMSLDFNLAIDSGDVDLRAGMPDIDSRLQIGPSLELKIAETDHDRWLVNLPVRANFGVGENGIDESGFTFAPNVTYFRDFEWKQKPWRAGIALGPQFGTREYQNVYYGVEEEFATEARPAFEADSGYSGSRLLMTLRSKNADRLWVWFLRYENISGASFEDSPLVETNDGLSVGIIYSRFLFRSKQMITRNKRH
- a CDS encoding VOC family protein, with amino-acid sequence MSQHEKINYLEYAAFDLAATKAFFEKVFGWRFTDYGPEYTAFDNQGVEGGFYHAQLASLTEHGGALTVFYSDDLESTLAKVAANGGIINKPIFDFPGGRRFHFIEPSGNEFAVWGVAKE
- a CDS encoding S8 family serine peptidase encodes the protein MKTRFSKSMLTAPDSTQTSRLPKARKLAICTLSSVLIAVSGMTTASAQNLTVADKQPTQSVLIPHNMPGNTYIVQLSEPSVASYDGGIQGFAATSAKATNSSKLQTKSPAARQYTNHLRKTQSTALANASSQLGRPLTPKFEYQHAINGFAVDLSDSEAQALAKMPGVKSVQRERLEYTLTDTGPQWIDAPKLWNNGSRSSQGEGMVVAILDSGINSDHPSFADVGGDGYNHENPLGSGNYLPGSYCDTVDPAFCNDKLIGAWDFIDLDGTIPEDDDGHGSHTASTTAGNVIVGATAEAPTTIIQANVSGVAPHANIIAYDVCQRTCPGSALVAAINQVIIDAGNLPNGIAALNYSISGGTDPYNDAVELGFLAAVEAGIYVSASGGNSGPTAGTVAHLGPWVSTTAASTHDRSLDSSLTGLTSSGGGLANIDGASFTSGYGPAPIVNSADYEDQFPGATLCGIGESGEGNTSPFPPGTFNGEIVACTRGAYGRVEKGQNVLFGGAGGYILMDNGAGLVADPHALPAVHISAADGATLATWLADNKDNNPMGSIADFSVSYADVNGDVMGGFSSRGPNNAFSVLKPDVTAPGVSILAALSNSDSPPEYGFLSGTSMSSPHNAGAGALLTAARPDWTPIEIKSALMLTAKTENTYKEDGVTPTDPFDLGAGRIQLGEADLSGLIMSETIANFEAANPALGGDPKTLNLASVMDGNCVGTCSWTRTVTNALDRTGYWNVTATGEGFDADVSITPRSRSRDYNLKLAPGQSGTITVTAENYTSDIGWQFGVIELESKSARSGHGYGHDRRGGNRHRKSGPDLSMPMAVNASKSTDAALFNKTVDSATASRGDILTYEITVQNGQLIDEITVADKLPKGTKFVRGSENEVIVAGSTTTPLSYNSRNKTVTWTGELEPGALQIVNTPTSSPFGFLPLSNLGITPLTGDCNGSCDEGGFYFTELDPYSYNGQSNTEILISVNGTVEAGSASLDFSNYINTELPDGVEPNNILAPFWTDLNLSAGGEMYFATLNAGPGFVWHVVEWSNVPIWSATPGPGVPTVSMQVWMGVDNSAVEGDIHYVYGPIGSPIDFATVGAEDAAGTTGTNYFFDGVGTMPAAGDELLISSVPGGSATLSFQVEAKCRNSRRHGKLLINQANLSSGDTSEQAIAVTECSHRHR